One Rickettsia akari str. Hartford genomic window, AGATGAAAACGTATGTTGTAGTAAATTTGGAAGAAGCACGTAATTTTTTATCTAGTATAGAAGCACAGCTGATATTAACAAATAATGCCTATAGCGTAAAATATTACGGTATGCTAGCAATTAATTACATATTTAAAACTTTAAGTAAAGAATTTCCGAAAAAAGTTTTAGAGATTACCGTAAATGTAGGCGAGGATCATGCCGCGTTATTTACTGCAATCAAACTAGGATATAAGAATATATTATATACAGGGGATTCTAAGGAAGCTAGAGGGTTATTGGGTGGAGTAGAAAACACTCTATGTCATACCGTGGTTTGACCACGGTATCCAAAAAAAATTAAAAAAGACTGGATACCGCAGTCAATCCGCGGTATGATCACCAAGGAAAAACTATGAATATCAAAGATGTAGGAGTAATAATTTCTAAAAAACCTTTGAAAGAAAATACATTTATTATTACGGTTTGTACTAAAAATCATGGTTTATATTCGGGAGTTGTAAAAGAATCTTCTAAAAAAAGCAAATTTATATATCAGGAAGGGAATATTGTAGATTTCCTCTGGCAGGCGAGACTACACGAACATATCGGCATTGCTAAATGTGAACTCATAAAATCTTACACTGGTTATTTGATCATAAATAAAACTAAATTATATGCCTTTAATTCCATTATATCTTTAATCAAAGAGTTATGTCATGAAAGAGAAAAGCATTCTAATTTTTTTTCATTTCTACTTAACTATTTAGATAATTTATCAAAAAATTTTTGTTTTCGTGATTATATTAATTTTGAGCTAACTTTACTTGCCAAGACTGGTTATAAGCTTGATCTTACAAAGTGCGGCGTGACTCACGTTACAACTGATTTAACCTATGTATCACCTAAATCAGCTAGAGCATTATCATATGAAGTAGGGAAGCCTTACAAAGATAAATTATTGATTTTACCAAAATTTTTACTTTCAGATGATAGTGAGATTACATTAGAAGAAAAAAGACAAGCTTTAACTCTAACAAACTATTTTTTTAATAGATATTTATTTCATAATAATAGACAACCTGAAGCACGCCAAACTTTTGTGGGGTATATACTTAATGAGGGCTAAGCGGTCTTGTTGTATGGACTGGTTTTGCGTCATTGCGAGGAAATTACGAAGTGATTGACGAAGCAATCCAGTTAAAAATGCTATTCTATATCATTTCTAACTGGATTGCCACGCAGCCTACGGCTGTTCAGTTCACAATGACGTGGGTAGTATCCACGCAACAATACCTCACGGGAATGACACCTTGTAGCCACAAATAATATAATAATCTATGAAAATACTAGCATTTGACACAGCCAATAATACTGCATCGGTAGCAATATCCGAAAATGAGAATATTTGGACATATATAGAAGAATTACGCCATTCTATGCAAGCAGAGACTCTCATGCCGATGATAGAAGACGTGATGAAATCAGCTAAATATTCATATGATGATCTAGATTATTTAGCAGTAACTAACGGACCAGGTAGCTTTACCGGTATTAGAATAGGGGTTGCTTGTGCTAAAGGTATATTATTCGCCAAGGAAAAGATTAAAGCAGTAGCGGTTAGCAATTTTGAATATGCTTACTTTAGAGCCATAACTCAAGTTAAAGACTATGATAAAATATATGTCTTTTTAAACGCTTATCGCTCACAGCTCTATATGCAGGTTTTTCATAAATCAGGAGAAATAGAAGAGCCGTTATTGATAGACTTCGAGTATGCTATAAAGCTTCTTGCAAATGAGAAAGGTAATATAGTGTGCTGCGGTAGCGGACTTGAATTTATATATCACCAAATTATGCATTTACCGAATATAATAACCTTACCACGTTTTGCACGAGTTAAAGCATGGTTTATTTGTAGATATATTGCTCGTAGACTATCGAGCGGTATGAAGTTAAACAGCTTTATCGAACCGCTGTATATACGCCCACCTGATGCTAAGATAGCTAAAAAGGATAAGCTTTAAAAGAATCTTATCCTCTTTAATTGGGCCTATTTATTAGAAGTATTCTGTCAAATGATCGTTAGGGTCAGAATCATTTCCAATTCCAGAATCATCAGAATTATATCTGCTTTTTTCACTATTACCTAACAATACAACACTAGAACCATTATTTACAAAATTTTCATGATATGTTTCATTAGAATTTTCACACTGTGCTTCTCCTTGTCTTTCAAGCTGCTCTACAACCTCTTCATCGTCCATTAAGGTTATTATGCGTTTAATTTGTGCAACAGGAAGCAAAGACAATATCCTTGGTAAGTTAATATTAACGATTCTTAGTATATTTTCATCTGAGGCATGAGAAATTATTGTTGCTAGCATATCATCTGGAATATTACTTACGATTCTTACTAAACTTTCATTTGGAATAATATCAAGCCTTTCTGCAAATTTTTCTTCTCCTGCTAAAATAATTATATTTTTAAACGATTCATCAGCAATATCCTCATTTGATAATTTATTTAGTGCCTGCTCGGTAAGTTCTTCTAAAGAAAGATTATCAGGGTTTTCATTAAATAATTTATCCAACTTATCTTGTGTGATTAAATCTATTACTTTTTCAAGATGCCAAGGCAAAATATAACTAACTAATTTTTGTGCTTGCTCATCGGGAATATTATTAATTAATTCTGCACATTTTTCATATGTAATCTTTTCAAAGACTTCATCTAATTCATTTTCAGGAATATTTAAAATCTCTTCTACTAACTCATTATCAGAGAGAGTTTCAAATTGATCTAAGAGATTAAATGTTTCTTCATTTTTTACTGCTTCTTGGCAGACTATTTTAGAATTTAAAAAAGGAGATTTCGCTTGAACTTCTACTATTTTGTTATTACATCTTGCAGTTTTTTCATCATGCTGCTTAACTGAATTATCTAACGCTGCTAAAAGAGCAGTATTTTCTTCTTGATTAGTAGTTTGCTTTGAAAAATCAATAAACTCAAACTCATCGCTAGCAAGATAGGATGCTGGCTTTGGACAAGTATTATATTGGATTAAATTTCGTAACTTATTGAACATTGATGTTATTGGCATAATATCTCCCAATTTCTTATGATAATAATCAGCGCCACGATTATAATAGAAATTATGAGGAAGTCAAGATATGGGCTAATAATTATTAACTTTTTATTATATTTGACTTAAAATTGATTAATTTATCACAGATGGACATTCTACTAAATATTATTCCTGCGGAAACGTTGCGTTGCCTGCATGGCTCGTTTATGTCATCCCTGCAAAAGCGGGAATGACATATAATAAAAATTCTACTATAATTGTCTCTGTTCTTGAACTAGCTCAAAAACTTCAACTGTGTCTCCTTCTCTAATATCTTCGTAATTTTCAAATGCTATACCACACTCATATCCTTCTCTAACTTCTTTAACTTCATCTTTAAAGCGTTTTAAAGTTTTGAGTTTTCCTTCGTGAATGACTACATTATCACGTAATAAGCGTACGCTCGCTCCTTGCTTAATAATCCCTTTAGTTACATAGCTACCGGCAATTTTACCGACTTTGGTAATATTAAATATTTGTCTAATTTCCACGCTTCCGATATATTGCTCTCTAACGATCGGATCAAGCATACCGCTCATAATGGCTTTCACGTCATCAATTAAATTATATATTATACTATAATATCTAATATCGACTTTTTCTTTTTCTGCGGCAGTTAAAGCATTTGCCCCTGCTCTAACGTTAAAACCGACAATAATAGCTGAAGAAGCATGTGCAAGAGATACATCGGATTCCGTTATCGGACCTACACCGCTATGAAGTATACGAAGCTTTATTGCATCACTCGGTAATTTTAATAAGCTACCTAAAATAGCTTCAACTGACCCTTGAACATCACCTTTAATAATTAAAGGTAATTCCTTAATTTTACTATTACCGGAAGCTTTTAAAAATAAATCTTCTAAACTTGAACGCGGTGCAATAGATATTTTCTTTTCTTTAGCAAGACGCATTCTATATTCGGCTATATCTTTTGCTTGTTTCTCATTTTGTACTACGTTAAATTTATCGCCGGCAAAAGGTACTTCGTTTAAACCTTGAATTTCTACGGGAACAGATGGGGTT contains:
- the recO gene encoding DNA repair protein RecO; protein product: MNIKDVGVIISKKPLKENTFIITVCTKNHGLYSGVVKESSKKSKFIYQEGNIVDFLWQARLHEHIGIAKCELIKSYTGYLIINKTKLYAFNSIISLIKELCHEREKHSNFFSFLLNYLDNLSKNFCFRDYINFELTLLAKTGYKLDLTKCGVTHVTTDLTYVSPKSARALSYEVGKPYKDKLLILPKFLLSDDSEITLEEKRQALTLTNYFFNRYLFHNNRQPEARQTFVGYILNEG
- the tsaB gene encoding tRNA (adenosine(37)-N6)-threonylcarbamoyltransferase complex dimerization subunit type 1 TsaB, translated to MKILAFDTANNTASVAISENENIWTYIEELRHSMQAETLMPMIEDVMKSAKYSYDDLDYLAVTNGPGSFTGIRIGVACAKGILFAKEKIKAVAVSNFEYAYFRAITQVKDYDKIYVFLNAYRSQLYMQVFHKSGEIEEPLLIDFEYAIKLLANEKGNIVCCGSGLEFIYHQIMHLPNIITLPRFARVKAWFICRYIARRLSSGMKLNSFIEPLYIRPPDAKIAKKDKL